Proteins encoded together in one Lysinibacillus sp. FSL K6-0232 window:
- a CDS encoding EcsC family protein, with amino-acid sequence MENRELLQQHLQEINAWENDQKGLWFWEKLGRIPFKILDKMTPAFIQNKIALLVDELGSYIQSGGKYLISEQAMLQRIRKHSSTEHLLTISDVGQIPLEDMIALSEQLQSERVKFATVQGASTGFGGIFTLAIDIPMILGTALKTLQEIAMIHGYDPNDKMERIFIVKCLQFTSADIVGKEAILQELSTMNSYEKTSENMISQLQGWQEVFYTYRDQLGWKKLFQMIPIAGMIFGAYANKGMIQDIAETGIMLYRKRRIVERLTELEN; translated from the coding sequence ATGGAGAATCGTGAGCTATTACAACAGCATTTACAAGAAATCAATGCATGGGAAAATGATCAAAAGGGTTTATGGTTTTGGGAGAAGCTAGGAAGAATACCGTTTAAAATACTCGATAAAATGACACCTGCCTTTATTCAAAATAAAATTGCCCTATTAGTCGATGAATTAGGCAGTTATATTCAGTCAGGTGGAAAATATTTAATTAGTGAACAAGCCATGCTACAAAGGATTCGCAAGCATTCCTCAACAGAGCATCTTTTAACCATTTCTGATGTTGGACAAATACCGTTAGAGGATATGATAGCGCTTAGTGAGCAATTACAAAGTGAGCGTGTGAAATTTGCGACAGTTCAAGGAGCTTCTACTGGCTTTGGTGGTATTTTTACATTAGCCATTGATATCCCTATGATTCTAGGCACAGCATTAAAAACATTGCAGGAAATTGCGATGATCCATGGCTATGATCCTAACGATAAAATGGAACGGATTTTTATTGTCAAATGCCTCCAGTTTACCTCTGCTGATATTGTTGGAAAAGAGGCGATTTTACAGGAGCTTTCAACGATGAATAGCTACGAAAAGACATCAGAAAATATGATTTCTCAGCTTCAAGGCTGGCAGGAGGTCTTTTATACGTATCGCGATCAGCTAGGCTGGAAAAAGCTGTTTCAAATGATTCCAATCGCTGGCATGATTTTTGGTGCTTATGCTAATAAAGGCATGATTCAGGATATTGCTGAAACAGGCATTATGCTCTACCGCAAAAGGCGTATTGTTGAAAGGTTAACTGAATTAGAAAATTAA
- the ant(6) gene encoding aminoglycoside 6-adenylyltransferase: MRKENELITLFDTIIMDDDRIRLAVLEGSRTNTNIPKDNFQDYDISFFVTNIEPYKKSDHWLNVFGDIIFMQKPEDMELYPSELGNWFSYIMYFSDGIKIDLTLIPVNEVDQYFSDSDGLVEVLMDKDKRIKEKIIPSDKKYWIKKPSEREFDDCCNEFWNVSAYVAKGLLRKELLFALDHFNQILRPELLRMMSWDIGIRQGCHFSVGKNYKFIGKYLPEKELEKLVQTFSLAGYTDAWDSFNLCCEMFRFYSKKVASLLDYTYPDYDEKMTNIIQKYLYESP, encoded by the coding sequence ATGAGGAAAGAAAATGAACTAATTACACTTTTCGATACTATTATTATGGACGATGATCGAATTAGACTAGCTGTTCTTGAAGGTTCAAGAACTAATACAAATATTCCAAAAGATAACTTTCAAGATTATGATATTTCATTCTTTGTCACAAATATAGAGCCCTATAAGAAAAGTGACCATTGGCTAAATGTATTTGGGGACATAATATTTATGCAAAAACCAGAAGATATGGAGCTATACCCATCAGAGTTAGGGAATTGGTTCAGCTATATTATGTATTTTAGCGATGGTATAAAAATAGATTTGACATTGATTCCTGTAAATGAAGTAGATCAATATTTCTCTGATTCAGATGGTTTAGTAGAAGTATTGATGGATAAAGATAAACGAATAAAAGAAAAAATTATTCCAAGTGATAAGAAATATTGGATTAAAAAGCCATCCGAGCGAGAGTTTGATGATTGTTGCAATGAGTTTTGGAACGTATCAGCTTATGTAGCAAAAGGCTTACTTAGAAAAGAGCTACTTTTTGCATTGGACCATTTCAACCAAATTCTTCGACCTGAGCTTTTACGGATGATGTCATGGGATATTGGAATAAGACAAGGATGTCATTTTAGTGTAGGTAAGAACTATAAATTTATTGGTAAATATCTTCCCGAAAAAGAGTTAGAGAAACTGGTTCAAACCTTTTCCCTAGCTGGTTATACAGATGCTTGGGATTCCTTTAATCTATGCTGTGAAATGTTTAGATTTTATTCTAAAAAAGTCGCATCCTTACTAGATTATACTTACCCTGATTATGATGAGAAAATGACGAATATTATCCAAAAATATTTATATGAATCTCCGTGA
- the pdxR gene encoding MocR-like pyridoxine biosynthesis transcription factor PdxR, with the protein MELPIVFTGKSPKYIEIYQAIKQTILKKRLLAHEQLPSKRTLAQTLNVSVHTIKEAYEQLLAEGYIYSKERAGYFIAPFEVDWLQQKQQPPSISVMPTVNHIQFDFNNGHVDNEAFPYAIWYKLIKRHFTVDNLTISPWQGEDALRTAIARYVERSRGVTCDASQVFIYSGTQSQLQALCHFFGPKTCVGLEEPGFKRVRAVLQQCGLSTKAISVDDAGITIPSENIHLLYTTPAHQFPLGMIMTIERRAALLHWASLNQAYIIEDDYDAEFRYKGLPIPSLAKMDQLQHVIYFGTFSKTLLPALRISYMILPTSLVAPFTAFYHEQKSVVSRVDQLVLADFMEQGLFDKHLAKMRTIYRKKQQALLTAISSYFSAEFQVIGEKSGLHIVIKLPDRLLETKAIELAKEAGIRVYPCATSYQHKTEEAMVIIGYGGLTLQQINDGIARLASVWQ; encoded by the coding sequence GTGGAATTACCTATTGTATTTACTGGCAAATCACCAAAATATATAGAAATCTATCAAGCAATCAAGCAGACAATTTTAAAGAAAAGGCTGCTTGCTCATGAACAATTACCTTCTAAACGGACACTTGCTCAAACGCTAAATGTGAGTGTACATACGATTAAGGAAGCCTATGAACAACTACTTGCTGAAGGTTATATTTACAGTAAGGAACGCGCTGGCTATTTTATCGCTCCCTTTGAGGTTGATTGGCTACAGCAAAAGCAACAGCCCCCCTCTATATCCGTGATGCCCACCGTGAATCATATTCAATTTGATTTTAATAATGGGCATGTGGATAACGAGGCTTTTCCTTATGCTATTTGGTATAAGCTAATAAAAAGGCATTTTACTGTGGATAATTTAACAATAAGCCCTTGGCAGGGAGAGGATGCTTTACGGACAGCCATCGCTCGGTATGTAGAACGCTCTCGTGGCGTTACTTGTGATGCTTCACAAGTCTTTATTTATAGCGGCACACAAAGTCAGCTTCAAGCCCTTTGTCACTTCTTTGGTCCAAAAACATGTGTTGGATTAGAGGAGCCTGGCTTTAAACGAGTACGTGCGGTTTTACAGCAATGTGGTCTGTCCACTAAGGCTATTTCTGTGGATGATGCAGGTATCACTATTCCGTCCGAAAATATCCACCTACTATACACAACACCAGCCCATCAATTTCCTTTAGGTATGATTATGACCATAGAAAGACGAGCGGCATTATTACACTGGGCTAGCTTAAACCAAGCATATATTATAGAGGATGACTATGATGCTGAATTTCGTTATAAGGGACTCCCTATTCCCTCTTTAGCTAAAATGGATCAGCTTCAGCACGTGATTTATTTTGGAACATTTTCAAAAACATTGCTACCAGCTTTACGAATTAGCTATATGATTCTACCAACATCACTCGTAGCGCCATTTACAGCCTTTTATCATGAACAAAAATCGGTCGTTTCAAGGGTTGATCAGCTTGTCTTAGCAGATTTTATGGAGCAGGGCTTGTTTGATAAGCATTTAGCTAAAATGCGGACAATTTATCGTAAAAAGCAGCAAGCATTACTAACAGCTATTTCAAGTTATTTTTCAGCGGAATTTCAAGTAATTGGGGAAAAATCAGGGCTGCATATTGTGATAAAGCTTCCTGATAGATTGTTAGAAACGAAGGCTATCGAGCTTGCCAAAGAAGCTGGAATTCGTGTCTATCCATGCGCTACCTCCTATCAGCATAAAACGGAGGAGGCAATGGTTATTATCGGCTATGGTGGGCTAACACTTCAGCAAATTAATGATGGCATTGCTCGTCTTGCATCTGTTTGGCAATAG
- a CDS encoding GNAT family N-acetyltransferase, which yields MEFITLENDIVKLKPLELNDSEGLLTAGSYPEIWSYMPIAIEKREDVDNFVENALIAKQQQKEFPFVIVDKQSGDIVGSTRFMDIDKKHQRLEIGYTWLTPAYWRTAINTNCKYLLLQYCFEQLHLQRVQIKTDHNNRRSQQAIERIGAIKEGVLRNHMVRKDGTTRHTVMYSVTKEEWPQIKQHLQKAFQQYINE from the coding sequence ATGGAATTTATTACATTAGAAAATGATATTGTTAAATTAAAGCCTTTGGAATTAAACGATAGCGAAGGGTTATTAACGGCAGGGAGTTATCCAGAAATTTGGTCTTATATGCCCATAGCAATTGAAAAAAGGGAAGATGTGGATAACTTCGTGGAAAATGCATTAATAGCAAAACAACAACAAAAGGAATTTCCGTTCGTCATTGTGGATAAACAATCAGGTGACATTGTAGGGTCTACTCGATTTATGGATATAGATAAGAAGCATCAGCGCCTTGAAATCGGCTATACATGGCTAACACCTGCTTATTGGCGTACAGCGATAAATACAAACTGTAAATATTTATTATTGCAATATTGTTTTGAACAGCTTCATTTACAACGAGTGCAAATTAAAACAGACCATAATAATAGACGTTCGCAACAGGCGATTGAACGTATTGGTGCTATAAAAGAAGGCGTTTTACGCAATCATATGGTACGCAAGGATGGCACCACTCGGCATACAGTGATGTATAGTGTAACAAAGGAAGAATGGCCACAGATAAAGCAGCATTTACAAAAGGCCTTCCAGCAATATATCAATGAATAG
- the ldmS gene encoding L-aspartate--L-methionine ligase LdmS, whose product MKPKFTLRQIYGDNAVYTPRTPYSDNPWMMDNQHKLDALTAREVAIADIPVLVHRATQTAKAQELHQLAGLPWIEQSYSYDTEEEYTAQLQAWCAEGKTIVCQYIHDPEHMERQCYWMDAEKFNELNTKAYIDHLIDSKFVPSRVNVETYRLSDAIKNWQPPVVLKPGDDSPTSGGYGVIICHNKEELTEGLRQFRMAGTESIIIEELLQTKDNYSCQFIYSKELGVQYLGASQQITDDNGIYEGNIMVEKVPEKVIEAGHHIMERGVAEGFVGVAGFDLIVTEAGDVQAIDLNFRQNGSTSMLMFHDALGKPINKFATYAAQRPEENSAFYRTIKALVEQGILLPLSFYDGDYFEQPVASRFVGIWYADTLEEIEQLEKQLLKKNGH is encoded by the coding sequence TTGAAACCAAAGTTTACATTAAGACAAATTTATGGTGATAATGCTGTTTACACGCCTAGAACACCATATAGTGATAATCCATGGATGATGGACAATCAGCATAAACTGGATGCTTTAACCGCAAGGGAAGTAGCGATTGCTGATATACCTGTATTGGTGCATAGAGCCACACAAACTGCAAAAGCACAGGAGCTTCATCAATTAGCAGGGCTGCCATGGATTGAGCAGTCTTATAGCTATGATACAGAGGAAGAATATACAGCACAGCTTCAAGCTTGGTGTGCAGAGGGCAAGACCATTGTTTGTCAGTATATACATGATCCAGAGCATATGGAGCGCCAATGCTATTGGATGGATGCAGAGAAGTTTAATGAATTAAATACAAAAGCATATATTGATCATTTAATTGATAGCAAATTTGTACCAAGTCGTGTCAATGTGGAAACATATAGACTGTCAGACGCCATTAAAAATTGGCAGCCGCCTGTTGTTTTGAAGCCAGGGGATGACTCTCCAACATCAGGAGGCTATGGAGTAATTATTTGTCATAATAAAGAAGAGCTGACTGAAGGTTTACGGCAATTTCGAATGGCTGGTACAGAAAGTATTATTATTGAGGAGCTTTTACAGACAAAGGATAATTATAGCTGTCAATTTATTTATTCGAAGGAGCTAGGTGTTCAATACTTAGGCGCTTCACAGCAAATTACTGATGATAACGGTATTTATGAAGGAAATATTATGGTAGAAAAAGTGCCTGAAAAAGTAATTGAAGCGGGACACCATATTATGGAGCGTGGCGTTGCAGAAGGCTTTGTGGGAGTAGCAGGCTTTGATTTAATTGTTACAGAGGCTGGCGATGTTCAGGCAATAGATTTGAATTTCCGTCAAAATGGCTCTACCTCAATGCTGATGTTCCATGATGCTTTAGGCAAGCCTATCAATAAATTTGCGACATATGCAGCACAAAGACCAGAGGAGAATAGCGCCTTTTATCGAACCATTAAAGCATTGGTGGAGCAGGGAATCTTATTACCATTATCCTTCTATGATGGTGACTACTTCGAACAACCCGTTGCTTCTAGGTTTGTTGGGATTTGGTATGCAGATACATTAGAGGAGATTGAGCAGCTTGAAAAGCAATTACTAAAAAAGAATGGTCATTAA
- a CDS encoding ABC transporter permease, producing the protein MNLSITRIQAIFKKDYKEFSRNYAVSLMVLLPLMLAFIYNKTGTHTMDTLFLPINMAFAVVTAYVQCCLIAEEKEKNTLRGLMLSPASLGDILIGKSLFTFILTIIVIALTAFLVGYEPANLLLIALAFVLSTVFYIALGTMCGLFAKSTMEASIIVLPVIIIFSIGPLAMLLSSTYPILKIAEWLPSSQLLLLAEALEGQYSMLDVIIPIITIIVWSLVTWFITAIIYKKRMVD; encoded by the coding sequence ATGAATCTTTCAATAACACGTATTCAGGCAATTTTTAAAAAGGATTATAAGGAATTTTCACGTAATTATGCTGTATCCCTAATGGTATTGCTGCCATTAATGCTAGCTTTTATCTACAATAAAACTGGTACTCATACAATGGATACTCTTTTTCTGCCAATAAATATGGCCTTCGCAGTCGTAACAGCCTATGTACAATGCTGCCTGATTGCTGAGGAAAAGGAGAAAAATACACTTCGTGGTTTAATGCTCTCCCCTGCTTCACTTGGTGATATTTTAATTGGCAAAAGCTTATTTACATTTATTTTAACAATTATTGTTATAGCCTTAACAGCCTTTCTGGTAGGCTATGAGCCAGCTAATCTGCTGCTTATCGCTCTTGCATTCGTCCTTTCAACAGTGTTTTATATTGCATTAGGTACTATGTGCGGCTTATTCGCTAAATCGACAATGGAGGCATCCATTATTGTTTTGCCTGTTATTATTATTTTCTCCATAGGACCACTTGCTATGCTACTTTCTTCTACTTATCCGATTCTAAAGATAGCAGAGTGGCTACCTAGCTCGCAATTATTACTACTAGCAGAAGCATTAGAAGGTCAATATTCCATGTTAGACGTCATCATTCCTATCATAACAATTATCGTTTGGTCACTGGTTACTTGGTTTATAACAGCAATTATCTATAAAAAAAGAATGGTCGATTAA
- a CDS encoding ABC transporter ATP-binding protein, whose protein sequence is MNTIVNVQHLKKTFQKETALQDVSFTIQKGEIFGFLGPSGSGKTTTIKILTAQTDKTSGNVLLFGQPAKNMKQQQNRQRFGILSDNSGLYTRLSIEENLQLYHELYQLPATAVKEALDFVNLYADRKKKVSQLSKGMIQRVTLARAIMHKPELLFLDEPTSALDPVNTQHIYNGLRKLNAMGTTIFLTTHDMSEAEILCDRVAFLHNGKIQAIGAPKALKQEFGDDSITVELKNGTQQIIHNGAQDAEKLYQWMQANEISRIYTNEPTLGDIFMQITGSDLV, encoded by the coding sequence ATGAACACAATAGTCAATGTACAGCATTTGAAAAAAACATTTCAGAAAGAAACAGCATTACAAGATGTTTCTTTCACCATTCAAAAAGGAGAAATATTTGGCTTTCTTGGACCCAGTGGCTCTGGTAAAACAACTACCATTAAAATATTAACTGCTCAAACTGATAAAACATCTGGAAATGTTTTACTGTTCGGGCAGCCAGCTAAAAATATGAAGCAACAGCAAAATCGTCAACGGTTTGGCATTTTATCGGATAATAGTGGTTTATATACAAGGCTTTCAATTGAGGAAAATTTGCAGCTTTATCATGAACTCTACCAGCTACCAGCAACTGCTGTAAAAGAGGCTTTAGATTTTGTAAACTTATATGCTGATCGTAAAAAGAAGGTCAGTCAGCTTTCAAAGGGAATGATTCAACGTGTTACACTTGCCCGTGCTATTATGCATAAGCCTGAATTATTATTTTTAGACGAGCCTACCTCTGCTCTCGACCCTGTGAATACGCAGCATATCTACAATGGCTTGCGCAAATTAAATGCTATGGGAACAACAATTTTTTTAACAACACATGATATGAGTGAAGCTGAAATACTGTGTGATCGTGTAGCTTTCCTGCATAATGGGAAAATTCAAGCAATTGGTGCACCAAAAGCTTTAAAGCAGGAGTTTGGTGATGACTCCATTACAGTAGAGCTTAAAAATGGTACACAGCAGATAATTCACAACGGTGCACAGGATGCAGAGAAGCTGTATCAATGGATGCAAGCGAACGAAATTTCTCGCATCTATACAAATGAGCCAACATTAGGTGATATTTTTATGCAAATAACAGGGAGTGATTTAGTATGA
- a CDS encoding LytTR family transcriptional regulator DNA-binding domain-containing protein: protein MAENIKILVDPYIEGGNVIYSSFHLSLQIGAIIGIYTDVSKIHTLMHWFLKRQDTFTSFRESALYERLTVYEYIQFFVKLFHYKNDEIENLLKLFNLTKQKNNRIHKLTYSEKQRLKLLNTYLNQAPIQVLEEPFQNIDEFSKQNILEIFEVIQAQQKSILLLSNNLEDLMMSCSEIYRLDTTGLHILDVKEEDSEQAPQPPEHIPIRFDKIPTKKNDKIILFNPPEIDYIESVEGVVLVYVVGEAYPCALSLNELEQKLTAFGFFRSHRSYIVNLQKVREIITWTRNSYSLALNSTDKTVVPLSKNKLANLKKILGI from the coding sequence ATGGCAGAAAACATTAAAATTCTAGTCGATCCTTATATCGAAGGAGGCAATGTTATTTATTCTAGCTTCCATCTTTCCTTACAAATTGGCGCGATTATTGGTATCTATACAGATGTTTCAAAAATACATACATTAATGCACTGGTTTCTAAAACGACAAGATACCTTTACCTCTTTTCGTGAAAGTGCCTTATATGAACGTCTTACTGTATACGAATATATCCAGTTTTTTGTAAAGCTTTTTCATTATAAAAATGATGAAATAGAAAATTTATTAAAGCTTTTTAACCTTACCAAGCAAAAAAATAATCGTATTCATAAGCTTACTTATAGTGAAAAGCAACGATTAAAGCTATTAAATACCTATCTTAATCAAGCACCTATTCAAGTTTTAGAGGAACCATTCCAAAATATTGATGAATTTTCTAAGCAAAATATTTTGGAAATATTCGAGGTTATTCAAGCACAACAAAAAAGCATCCTTTTATTATCAAATAATTTAGAGGACTTAATGATGTCATGTAGTGAAATTTATCGATTAGATACAACAGGTTTACATATTTTAGATGTGAAAGAAGAGGACTCTGAACAAGCACCTCAACCTCCTGAGCATATACCTATTCGCTTTGATAAAATCCCTACAAAGAAAAATGACAAAATTATTTTATTTAACCCACCTGAAATTGATTATATTGAAAGTGTTGAGGGAGTTGTTTTGGTGTATGTTGTTGGAGAGGCGTATCCATGTGCGTTATCTTTAAATGAGCTAGAGCAAAAATTGACAGCATTTGGCTTTTTTAGAAGCCATCGTTCCTATATTGTCAACCTACAAAAGGTTCGAGAAATTATTACTTGGACACGCAATAGCTATAGTTTGGCACTCAATAGTACTGACAAGACTGTTGTGCCATTGTCGAAAAATAAACTAGCCAATTTAAAGAAAATACTCGGAATTTAG
- a CDS encoding NAD(P)/FAD-dependent oxidoreductase yields MLEQELYDVTIIGGGPAGLYSSFYCGLREMKTKLIESQSQLGGKIHVYPEKMIWDVGGVTPISGGQLIQQLVEQALTFNPAIYTDEKVLSIAKNEEGIFIITAESGNIHYSKTVIVAIGGGILNPQKIEIEGAERFEVSNLNYTIKSYEKFKDKAVIISGGGNTAVDWALELMEVASKVYLTYRKDQLSAHEAQITELINSTIECHYNSEITKLIADDQAGMIKAVALTNHKTGTVTEIPIDEVVISHGYVRDKELLDNSPLAIERQNDYFIAGSINSESSIPGLFAAGDILHHDGKIHLIAAAFHDALHAVNSAKKYIQPDASEGGIVSSHNDIFKQRNRKLLQESLK; encoded by the coding sequence TTGTTAGAACAAGAATTATATGATGTAACGATAATTGGGGGAGGGCCAGCGGGGTTATATTCAAGCTTTTATTGTGGTTTACGTGAAATGAAAACAAAGCTTATTGAATCACAGTCACAGCTTGGTGGGAAAATTCATGTGTATCCAGAGAAAATGATTTGGGATGTTGGCGGTGTTACACCTATTTCAGGAGGGCAATTAATTCAGCAATTAGTAGAGCAGGCATTAACATTTAATCCTGCTATTTATACAGATGAGAAAGTGCTGTCCATTGCTAAAAACGAAGAGGGTATTTTTATAATCACGGCTGAATCGGGAAATATTCATTATTCAAAAACAGTTATTGTTGCTATTGGTGGTGGTATTTTAAATCCACAAAAAATTGAAATTGAAGGTGCCGAGCGCTTTGAAGTATCCAATTTAAACTACACAATCAAATCCTATGAAAAATTTAAGGATAAAGCTGTTATTATTTCGGGTGGTGGTAATACAGCTGTTGATTGGGCACTAGAGCTAATGGAAGTAGCCTCAAAGGTCTATTTAACATATCGTAAAGATCAGTTATCTGCCCATGAAGCTCAAATTACAGAGCTAATAAATAGTACAATTGAGTGTCATTATAACTCTGAAATTACAAAATTAATTGCAGATGATCAAGCAGGCATGATTAAGGCTGTTGCTTTAACAAATCATAAAACGGGTACTGTCACAGAAATTCCTATTGATGAAGTAGTTATTAGTCATGGTTATGTACGTGATAAGGAGCTGTTAGACAATAGCCCGTTAGCCATTGAGCGTCAAAATGACTATTTTATTGCAGGCTCCATTAATAGTGAATCTTCTATTCCCGGTCTTTTTGCTGCAGGAGATATTTTACATCATGATGGAAAAATTCATTTAATCGCCGCAGCCTTCCATGATGCACTTCATGCTGTAAATAGTGCGAAAAAGTATATTCAACCGGATGCCTCTGAGGGCGGTATTGTATCCTCGCATAACGATATTTTCAAACAACGTAATCGCAAGCTACTACAAGAAAGCTTAAAATAA
- a CDS encoding DEAD/DEAH box helicase, whose protein sequence is MIMIIERSSDWEEGFINRLNHLEQWQSWTLYKMSYDTVKMKLIPDFTGLQATNYLPNLKPLKHQLEAAETVIERMNGKAILADEVGLGKTIEAGLILKEYLIRGLVKRALILAPASLINQWIEELNTKFHIPAVAYKKNCPIERYDVLIMSMDTAKKSPHKERIYEQDYDMIIIDEAHKLKNNKTQIYEFVQGLKKKFCLLLTATPIQNDVFELYYLISLLKPGHLGNYDTFQSAFSASKHHLEHNDYLKELVNQVMVRNLREDTGIEWTNRCVQIVPITFTKEEQEVYDMLGTLTGTGSFALITLQKEMCSSKEATALTLTNMLEDYAQPQDIEAILTKLMALEVNAKAEKTLEIIEQVKDKVIIFTEYRATQIYLQWYLHARGITSVLFNGKFNKSKRDYMKHLFKERAQVLIATEAGGEGINLQFCHHVINYDLPWNPMKLEQRIGRVHRLGQEHDVHIYNLAIENTIEEKILELLHTKIDVFEKVVGDLDAILTNFKESV, encoded by the coding sequence ATGATTATGATAATCGAAAGGTCATCTGACTGGGAAGAAGGCTTTATTAATCGATTAAATCATCTTGAACAATGGCAGAGCTGGACATTATATAAGATGAGCTATGATACAGTAAAAATGAAATTGATTCCTGATTTTACAGGATTACAGGCAACCAACTATTTGCCTAATTTAAAGCCGCTAAAGCACCAGCTAGAAGCTGCTGAAACGGTTATTGAGCGCATGAATGGCAAGGCTATTTTAGCAGATGAAGTAGGTCTAGGGAAAACGATTGAAGCGGGCTTAATTTTAAAGGAATACCTTATTCGAGGGCTTGTTAAAAGAGCCTTAATTTTAGCCCCTGCCTCTCTTATTAATCAATGGATTGAAGAGCTAAATACTAAATTTCATATACCAGCCGTTGCTTATAAAAAAAATTGTCCAATTGAGCGCTATGATGTCTTAATTATGAGCATGGATACTGCCAAAAAGAGCCCACATAAAGAACGTATTTATGAGCAGGATTATGACATGATTATTATTGATGAGGCACATAAATTAAAAAATAATAAAACGCAAATTTATGAATTTGTACAAGGCTTAAAGAAAAAGTTTTGCTTATTACTTACAGCTACACCAATTCAAAATGATGTTTTTGAATTATATTATTTAATTTCCTTATTAAAGCCTGGTCATTTAGGAAATTATGATACATTCCAATCCGCCTTTTCAGCCAGCAAGCATCATTTAGAGCATAATGATTATTTAAAGGAGCTGGTCAATCAAGTAATGGTTAGAAACCTGCGAGAAGATACAGGTATTGAATGGACAAACCGCTGTGTGCAAATTGTGCCGATTACATTTACGAAGGAAGAGCAAGAGGTTTACGATATGCTTGGCACACTAACAGGCACAGGCTCCTTTGCATTAATTACATTACAAAAGGAAATGTGTAGCAGTAAGGAAGCGACAGCTCTTACATTAACAAATATGCTGGAAGACTATGCACAACCACAGGACATTGAAGCAATTTTAACAAAATTAATGGCTTTAGAGGTCAATGCAAAGGCAGAAAAGACACTTGAAATTATTGAGCAGGTGAAGGATAAGGTTATTATTTTTACAGAATATCGTGCCACTCAAATTTATTTGCAATGGTATTTACATGCTAGAGGCATAACAAGTGTATTATTTAACGGTAAATTTAATAAAAGTAAACGAGATTATATGAAGCATCTTTTTAAAGAAAGGGCACAGGTGTTGATTGCAACAGAGGCAGGCGGTGAAGGGATAAACCTGCAATTTTGTCATCATGTGATCAACTATGATTTACCATGGAATCCAATGAAGCTGGAGCAACGCATTGGTCGTGTCCATCGTTTAGGGCAGGAGCATGACGTCCATATCTATAATCTTGCTATTGAAAATACAATTGAAGAAAAAATCTTGGAATTACTTCATACAAAAATTGATGTATTCGAGAAGGTCGTTGGCGATTTAGATGCTATTTTAACAAACTTTAAAGAATCTGTATAA